In Candidatus Cloacimonadota bacterium, the DNA window CGTTGTCATCATCAAAACGTAATAAGTAGTTGGAGAGATCAGCGGCCAGGTTATTCTAAAGAATTGCTTTATCTTTCCTGCTCCATCGATATCCGCAGCTTCATAATACACGTTGGGAATGTTTTGCAATCCTGCCAGATAGATGATCGTATTGTATCCGAGTCCTTTCCAGATCGTTACAATAATTATCGAAAAAAGTGCCAGAGAAGGTCCACCAGCCCAGGTAGGAATTTCAATTCCCATGCTGCCGAAAAGAAGCTGAAAAATTCCGCGGCTTTCTGCCAGCCATCCCAATGGATCCAGACCGATCTTTTCCAGAAAATAATTTGCTAATCCGGATTGCTGGTTGAAAATGATCTTCCAGACAATAGAAATAGCAACCATCGAGGTTACAGTTGGCACAAAATAGACCGAACGAAAAAAACTCTTCAATTTTTTGATGCCGTTCAATAGATTAGCAAAAAATAACGATAGCACCAAACTGATGGGAACCACAAATATTACCA includes these proteins:
- a CDS encoding sugar ABC transporter permease, with the protein product MKKKKFDFGPYLYLLPAFIIILVFRLIPIVLSFIVSFFEWTVTGAGDFIGFDNYVHMMHDKEFWQSLVNTFYLVIFVVPISLVLSLFFANLLNGIKKLKSFFRSVYFVPTVTSMVAISIVWKIIFNQQSGLANYFLEKIGLDPLGWLAESRGIFQLLFGSMGIEIPTWAGGPSLALFSIIIVTIWKGLGYNTIIYLAGLQNIPNVYYEAADIDGAGKIKQFFRITWPLISPTTYYVLMMTTIVTFQVFSQIYLMTGPPVGGPLGTTKVIVYFLFDKGFGESNNLSYASAIALVLFAIILGLTMLQKKLEKKVHY